A section of the Clostridium sp. TW13 genome encodes:
- a CDS encoding YtxH domain-containing protein — protein sequence MRYLRGIIMGTLLGLTASFAMMPKMDWRTKRKIRRMTGRMFDGAEKKYNYMMHMVR from the coding sequence ATGAGATATCTTAGAGGAATTATTATGGGAACTTTATTAGGATTAACAGCAAGTTTTGCTATGATGCCTAAAATGGATTGGAGAACTAAGAGAAAAATAAGAAGAATGACAGGAAGAATGTTTGATGGTGCAGAAAAAAAGTACAATTATATGATGCATATGGTAAGATAA
- a CDS encoding IS1/IS1595 family N-terminal zinc-binding domain-containing protein gives MYYNLDLFSTYNKNFDVSNSNYISDCENYYNNFVKCNNKIDSCPHCNSTNIVKNGFLISGKNKHKRYKCKSCNRTFSEVTTSPLSYSKKDISLWIAYLGCLAKGMTLKSISMQLNINIKTAFAWRHKILSSIENKIMDKELCHHVQIAEIIMRKNFKGNKIKPFELKKSRIINSQFTIPYNERIKIMSCVDDSENIILRGMDVKELSYNEISSLLKPIVQPKSILCAAKNFAYAYFAKQNNLKIALGLSHKYKSKNGEFLNNKKASGNGLDFIKYIAKFMGIATKYVNYYLALYVWEIKNRSTQFDTAVKGLFINLLNSTKVLRTTDFKDVTIDGLIASAA, from the coding sequence ATGTACTATAACTTAGATTTATTTTCAACTTACAACAAAAACTTTGATGTATCTAACTCAAACTATATAAGTGACTGTGAGAATTATTATAATAATTTTGTTAAATGTAATAATAAAATAGATAGTTGCCCTCATTGCAATAGCACTAATATCGTAAAGAATGGTTTTTTAATTAGTGGCAAAAACAAACATAAAAGATATAAATGCAAAAGTTGCAATAGGACTTTTTCTGAAGTTACAACTTCTCCATTAAGCTACAGTAAAAAAGATATTAGCCTTTGGATAGCATATCTAGGTTGTTTAGCTAAAGGTATGACTTTAAAATCAATATCCATGCAGCTTAACATAAATATAAAGACAGCATTTGCATGGAGACATAAAATATTAAGCTCTATAGAAAATAAAATTATGGATAAAGAGCTTTGCCATCATGTTCAAATTGCTGAAATTATAATGAGAAAAAACTTTAAAGGCAATAAGATAAAGCCTTTTGAACTAAAAAAATCCCGAATCATAAATTCACAATTTACCATTCCTTATAATGAAAGAATAAAAATAATGAGTTGCGTAGATGATTCAGAAAATATTATTTTAAGAGGTATGGATGTTAAGGAATTGTCTTATAATGAAATTAGTTCCTTGCTTAAACCTATAGTGCAGCCTAAATCAATATTGTGCGCGGCTAAAAACTTTGCTTATGCATACTTTGCCAAGCAAAATAACTTAAAGATAGCCTTAGGATTATCTCATAAATATAAATCAAAAAATGGAGAATTTTTAAATAATAAAAAAGCTAGCGGTAATGGATTAGATTTTATTAAATATATTGCAAAGTTCATGGGCATAGCCACTAAATACGTTAACTATTATCTAGCTCTATATGTATGGGAAATAAAAAATCGATCTACTCAATTTGACACTGCGGTCAAAGGATTATTTATAAACTTATTAAATAGCACTAAGGTCTTGAGAACTACAGATTTTAAAGATGTAACCATAGATGGATTAATTGCATCCGCTGCATAA
- a CDS encoding helix-turn-helix domain-containing protein yields the protein MKILSTGEKIKRSRIYKGITLKELCEDKISISKMSCIENGKIDADRKTLEYIADKLDLKLEYLIEDVRVQIEKNIDNIDNFKGEEYEYELKSNFDYSLKYGYVDLAVKSIRKLFKYYLDKDKYGHIEKIIPMYYNLYQKNTFIEDIYYRDMAMYFFRTGEYLEAITYFNNIGEKIGEANKNAEYFLAESLCYSSNKQYSKAFECINRAIEKLDEQSDDEKIKIQIYVEQLILKLKLNGVLDEELLKNVCEPIEKYKTLHVDLYLRLAESFGEAGKIEELMFYIERAKLVVEIKQNSKYVEFLNRCIVDLMAYDKLNEAGIMVEESLNLSILLDNLELIEKGYYLKAKLYQKLGNMNQAEIYMNLSMDALAKYSGPEQIHDRYLEMGNMYYKLSDLRESLKYFTLAKNMEKNI from the coding sequence ATGAAGATATTATCTACAGGGGAAAAAATTAAACGATCAAGAATATATAAAGGTATAACATTAAAAGAGCTGTGTGAAGACAAGATTTCAATATCTAAAATGAGTTGTATTGAAAATGGTAAGATTGATGCTGATAGAAAGACTTTAGAATATATAGCTGATAAGCTAGATTTAAAGCTAGAGTATCTAATTGAAGATGTAAGAGTTCAGATTGAAAAGAATATTGATAATATTGATAATTTTAAGGGCGAAGAGTACGAGTACGAACTTAAGTCAAATTTTGATTATTCATTAAAATATGGATATGTTGATTTAGCTGTTAAGTCTATTCGTAAGTTATTTAAGTATTATCTTGATAAAGACAAATATGGCCACATAGAAAAGATAATTCCTATGTACTATAATTTATATCAAAAAAATACTTTTATAGAAGATATTTATTATAGAGATATGGCAATGTATTTTTTTAGAACTGGCGAATATTTAGAAGCAATTACATATTTTAATAACATAGGTGAAAAAATAGGGGAAGCTAATAAAAACGCAGAATATTTTTTAGCAGAAAGCTTATGTTATTCAAGTAATAAGCAATATTCTAAAGCTTTTGAATGCATAAATAGAGCAATTGAAAAGTTAGATGAACAAAGCGATGATGAAAAAATAAAGATTCAAATTTATGTAGAACAACTAATCTTAAAGCTAAAGTTAAATGGTGTGCTTGATGAAGAACTTTTAAAGAATGTATGTGAGCCAATTGAAAAATATAAAACACTACATGTAGATTTATATTTAAGGCTAGCAGAAAGTTTTGGAGAAGCAGGAAAAATTGAAGAATTAATGTTTTATATAGAACGAGCTAAATTAGTAGTGGAAATAAAACAAAATTCAAAATATGTTGAATTTTTAAACAGATGCATAGTAGACTTAATGGCATATGATAAATTAAATGAAGCAGGAATTATGGTTGAAGAATCATTAAATTTATCAATTCTATTAGATAATTTAGAGCTAATAGAAAAAGGTTATTATCTTAAAGCTAAGTTATATCAGAAACTTGGTAATATGAATCAAGCAGAAATATACATGAATTTATCTATGGATGCTTTGGCAAAATACTCAGGACCAGAACAAATTCATGATAGGTATTTGGAAATGGGAAATATGTACTATAAACTTAGCGATTTAAGAGAATCATTAAAGTATTTTACCTTAGCTAAAAATATGGAAAAGAATATATAG
- the hisZ gene encoding ATP phosphoribosyltransferase regulatory subunit, with the protein MMDMSKNIPGGMRDIVPSECEQKLFIKNTLEEIFYSWGYERIITPTLEFYDTFQQYKNSLGQEEMYKFFDNKGRILVLRPDMTVPIARLVSTKFKDKKKPVRLQYYANVFRVNESLGGKRDEYIDCGIELIGKKGFNADIEVILLAIKALEKLGLKNFKVEIGHIGIMNSIFKKLNICDEKRNEIASLIEKKRVVDLQENLESLNLAEKEKDILNKLPWLFGGIEVLENVLNMNVSEDVNIEVKYLKEIFNFLKDFGYDKNISFDLGRIPEPDYYTGIIFRAFTDGIGENILSGGRYDKLLSCFGNEEAAVGFSVKVDSLLPLFKNEEKQVVEVCCNNNLKAAILEAESLRSKGERVVLVEQPNIDGKNK; encoded by the coding sequence ATGATGGATATGAGCAAGAATATTCCTGGAGGAATGAGAGATATAGTACCTTCTGAATGTGAGCAAAAGTTGTTTATAAAAAATACTTTAGAAGAAATTTTTTATAGCTGGGGATATGAAAGAATAATAACCCCTACTTTAGAATTTTATGATACATTTCAGCAATATAAAAATTCTTTAGGACAAGAAGAAATGTATAAGTTTTTTGATAATAAAGGAAGAATATTAGTATTAAGACCAGATATGACAGTGCCCATTGCAAGGTTAGTAAGTACAAAGTTTAAGGATAAGAAAAAACCTGTAAGATTGCAATATTATGCAAATGTATTTAGGGTGAATGAATCATTAGGTGGAAAAAGAGATGAGTACATTGATTGTGGCATAGAACTTATAGGTAAAAAAGGATTTAATGCTGATATAGAAGTAATATTATTAGCAATTAAAGCATTAGAAAAGCTCGGACTTAAGAATTTTAAAGTAGAAATTGGTCATATAGGAATTATGAACTCTATATTTAAAAAATTAAATATTTGTGATGAAAAAAGAAATGAAATAGCAAGTCTTATTGAGAAAAAGAGAGTTGTAGACTTACAAGAAAACCTAGAAAGTTTAAATTTAGCTGAAAAGGAAAAAGATATATTGAATAAGCTTCCTTGGCTGTTTGGCGGAATAGAGGTACTTGAGAATGTATTAAATATGAACGTGTCAGAGGATGTAAATATTGAAGTTAAGTACTTAAAAGAGATTTTTAATTTCTTAAAAGACTTTGGCTATGATAAAAATATTAGTTTTGATCTTGGAAGAATACCAGAGCCAGACTATTATACAGGAATTATTTTTAGGGCATTTACAGATGGAATTGGTGAAAATATTCTTTCAGGTGGAAGATATGATAAATTGTTGAGTTGTTTTGGTAATGAAGAAGCAGCAGTAGGTTTCTCAGTAAAAGTAGATTCATTGTTACCATTGTTTAAAAATGAAGAGAAACAGGTGGTAGAAGTATGTTGCAATAATAACTTAAAAGCTGCAATTTTAGAAGCAGAATCCTTAAGAAGTAAAGGTGAACGTGTAGTTTTAGTAGAACAGCCCAATATAGATGGGAAGAATAAATAG
- a CDS encoding helix-turn-helix domain-containing protein gives MEILSLGEKIKKRRKELNMTLKDLAGERITPGQISLVESGRSNPSMDLLEYLASTLNTSIEYLMESEETQANKICTYYEQIAQGYIWEENISTGEKYLEEGLFYAEKYNLENRIAKIQYMKAEICVSKEQYFDAQQLFLSSNGLFIKNNDYENVVKTFLSLGKVTIEMKAYHSSISYLSQAESVYQQNQLGYEALLAEIYFCKAVTYYRINEMDKAINYSFLAKEKFGKLYNKKEYARTLLLISEQYSEEGDFEKAIDYSKRALKEYAKMRDDENISDIENNLGRLFFNFENLEESFIHYNRAKEIRSKNNDKKLIDTLMDLFENYIRQKDLIKCTSVINELDKIIGSDDIVNLVKLHIIKFRICIANNNNDDAELILNEAYKMAKANGLTQEAADLAVKLGKFYLDQQKDAEAAEFLGEGISLFKEMGIIKDWM, from the coding sequence ATGGAGATTCTTTCACTTGGAGAAAAAATTAAAAAAAGAAGAAAAGAGCTTAATATGACTTTAAAAGACTTGGCTGGAGAGAGAATAACTCCAGGACAAATAAGTCTAGTAGAATCAGGTAGGTCAAATCCATCTATGGATTTATTGGAATATTTAGCTAGTACGTTGAATACCTCTATTGAATACTTAATGGAGTCAGAAGAAACACAAGCCAATAAGATATGTACTTATTATGAACAAATAGCTCAAGGGTATATTTGGGAAGAGAATATATCAACTGGCGAAAAATATTTAGAAGAAGGATTATTTTATGCAGAGAAATATAATCTAGAAAATAGAATTGCTAAGATACAATATATGAAGGCAGAAATTTGTGTTAGTAAGGAACAATATTTTGATGCTCAACAACTATTTTTATCGTCTAATGGCTTATTTATTAAAAATAATGATTATGAAAATGTGGTGAAAACATTTTTAAGTCTAGGAAAAGTAACTATTGAAATGAAGGCTTATCATTCATCTATTTCATATTTAAGTCAAGCTGAAAGTGTGTATCAACAAAATCAATTGGGATATGAAGCTTTATTAGCAGAGATTTATTTTTGTAAAGCAGTAACATATTATAGAATCAATGAAATGGACAAGGCTATAAATTATTCGTTCCTAGCTAAAGAAAAGTTTGGGAAATTATACAATAAAAAAGAGTATGCAAGAACGTTATTATTAATTTCTGAACAATATAGTGAGGAAGGAGATTTTGAAAAAGCTATAGATTATTCAAAGAGAGCATTAAAAGAGTATGCAAAAATGAGAGATGATGAAAATATCTCTGATATAGAAAATAACTTAGGAAGACTATTCTTCAACTTTGAAAATTTAGAAGAATCGTTTATTCATTATAATAGAGCTAAAGAAATCAGAAGCAAAAATAATGATAAAAAGTTAATTGATACATTAATGGATCTTTTTGAAAACTATATTAGACAAAAGGATTTAATAAAATGTACAAGCGTTATTAATGAATTAGATAAGATAATTGGATCAGATGATATAGTAAATCTTGTTAAATTACACATTATTAAATTTAGAATATGTATTGCTAATAATAATAATGATGATGCAGAACTTATTTTAAATGAAGCGTATAAAATGGCTAAGGCTAATGGATTAACACAAGAAGCGGCAGATTTAGCAGTTAAGCTTGGAAAATTCTATTTGGATCAACAAAAAGATGCGGAAGCTGCAGAGTTTTTAGGTGAAGGAATTAGTTTATTTAAAGAGATGGGTATAATAAAAGATTGGATGTAA
- a CDS encoding helix-turn-helix domain-containing protein codes for MRKEYINYPSYMPVEILFCSIKEYPIHWHNSIEILYVLEGNLFVDIESDTFKISNNQLEIINVDEAHRIYSNDDENRILIFHIDPWFFEKYYNDIANMIFYVNSSDDGAQDSEPYDELRTFLCRILCESIQKQENYDDEIEATLVELLYHLINNFHYLLYDKEELKDNEEQLERYHRISKYIFNNYNNITLQEIAKKEFLSSHYLSHEIKNATGYSFTDLVNQTRVEESAKLLLDTDMTISEISEEVGFSHTRYFNKHFKLNYKLTPLQFRKKHNVNEEAYENLKQIRYLDTNVALEMVTYYLEDYDRFNYENKITKINIDMSETEKDFEKSFKNIINLGDAFDLLIEDNKDFVEEIQEEIGFNYALLSNVFSSDMGIFPNSQFHNWSRVLAVLEFLDYLDLKPLIVLDDSEFMDKNYLLTIESFLNYFDELESLNLRNFKFIFKNNFNKHLEEEVRDILFNKYSVDIHEKHYSNENDTNLIYDTAYMLPYIINKICKQDTPLTSFKAFDVLDKQINLTNEVFFGYPGLINDKGIKKPSYYAYYLLNKLGDYIVTMGEGYIVTKNEEEEYQILLYSYNEELESLSDINSISKLRGVKNTTQKKYNLNIVNINSNCRITTYEVNEGMGSSYNYWIGMGRPKRLSKEEKEILHKASFPKINFKYTKKSPLLNLQAKLPGYSAQLIIIKEVQKHLE; via the coding sequence ATGCGAAAGGAATACATTAACTATCCTTCCTATATGCCTGTAGAAATATTATTTTGCAGCATTAAAGAATATCCAATTCACTGGCATAATAGCATAGAAATACTATATGTTCTTGAAGGCAACCTATTTGTAGATATTGAATCTGATACTTTCAAGATAAGCAATAATCAATTAGAAATAATTAATGTAGATGAGGCCCATAGAATATACTCCAACGATGATGAAAATAGAATACTCATTTTTCACATTGATCCTTGGTTCTTTGAGAAATATTATAATGATATTGCTAATATGATTTTCTACGTAAATAGTTCTGACGATGGAGCTCAAGATTCTGAACCTTACGATGAACTTAGAACTTTTCTTTGCAGAATTCTTTGTGAATCAATTCAAAAGCAAGAAAATTATGATGATGAAATAGAAGCAACTCTAGTAGAACTTCTATATCATTTAATTAACAACTTTCATTATCTACTATATGATAAAGAAGAGCTTAAAGATAATGAAGAACAATTAGAAAGGTATCATAGAATATCAAAATATATTTTTAATAACTACAACAATATAACATTGCAAGAAATAGCTAAAAAAGAATTTTTAAGTTCTCATTATTTGTCTCATGAAATAAAGAATGCTACTGGCTATAGCTTCACAGACCTTGTAAATCAAACCAGAGTTGAGGAGTCAGCAAAATTATTGCTAGATACTGATATGACAATTTCAGAAATATCTGAAGAAGTAGGCTTCTCACATACTAGATATTTCAACAAACACTTTAAACTAAACTATAAGCTTACACCTCTTCAATTCAGAAAAAAGCATAACGTAAATGAAGAAGCTTATGAAAATCTAAAACAAATTAGATATTTAGATACTAATGTTGCTCTAGAAATGGTAACCTACTACCTAGAAGATTACGATAGATTTAACTATGAAAATAAAATAACTAAAATAAATATTGATATGAGTGAAACTGAAAAAGACTTTGAAAAAAGTTTTAAAAATATTATCAATTTAGGCGATGCCTTTGATTTACTTATAGAAGATAATAAAGACTTCGTTGAAGAAATTCAAGAAGAAATAGGATTTAATTACGCCTTATTATCAAATGTTTTCTCATCAGATATGGGTATTTTCCCGAATTCCCAGTTTCACAACTGGAGTCGAGTATTAGCAGTATTAGAATTTTTAGATTACTTAGATTTAAAGCCACTTATAGTATTAGATGACTCTGAATTTATGGATAAAAATTATTTGTTAACCATTGAATCATTCTTAAACTACTTCGATGAATTAGAAAGCTTAAATTTACGTAATTTCAAGTTTATATTCAAAAATAATTTTAATAAGCATTTAGAAGAAGAAGTACGAGATATTTTATTTAACAAATACTCTGTGGATATTCATGAGAAACATTACTCAAATGAAAATGATACAAATTTGATATATGATACTGCTTATATGCTTCCCTATATAATAAATAAAATATGCAAACAAGATACCCCTCTAACATCATTTAAGGCATTTGATGTATTGGATAAGCAGATTAACCTAACCAATGAGGTCTTCTTCGGATATCCTGGACTAATTAATGATAAGGGAATTAAAAAGCCTTCTTATTACGCATACTATTTATTAAATAAACTTGGTGATTATATAGTTACTATGGGAGAAGGATATATTGTAACCAAAAATGAAGAAGAAGAATATCAAATATTACTCTATTCTTATAATGAAGAATTAGAATCTTTATCTGATATTAATAGTATTTCAAAATTAAGAGGAGTAAAAAATACTACTCAAAAAAAATATAATCTTAATATAGTTAATATTAACTCAAATTGTAGAATTACCACTTATGAAGTTAATGAAGGCATGGGTTCATCATATAATTATTGGATTGGTATGGGAAGACCTAAAAGATTAAGTAAAGAAGAAAAAGAGATTCTTCATAAGGCATCTTTTCCAAAAATCAATTTTAAATATACTAAAAAGAGTCCTTTATTAAATTTACAAGCTAAGTTACCTGGTTATTCAGCTCAATTAATAATAATAAAAGAGGTGCAAAAACATTTAGAATAA
- the clpB gene encoding ATP-dependent chaperone ClpB, which produces MNIEKMTLRVQESLSDAQTTAVRCNHQQVDVIHLFSALLNQEDGLIPNIFERMGKNIQQMRKKVSDTLDNMPKVLGDAASSSAVYATRKIEETLVKAEQIADKYKDSYISVEHVMLAIMEVEKSGAVSDILKQFNINEKDFLKVLANIRGNQRVDTQDPEGTYDALKKYGTNLIELAKQHKLDPVIGRDEEIRRTIRILSRRTKNNPVLIGEPGVGKTAIVEGLAERIVRGDVPEGLKEKIIFSLDMGALIAGAKYRGEFEERLKAVLKEVQNSEGRIILFIDEIHTIVGAGKTEGAMDAGNLIKPLLARGELHCIGATTFDEYRQYIEKDKALERRFQPVTVDEPTVEDTVSILRGLKERFEIHHGIRIHDSAIVAAAKLSDRYIQDRFLPDKAIDLIDEAGAMIRSEIDSLPTELDIVRRKIFQLETENEALLKETDDYSKNRLLELSKELAELKAKNDEMTAKYDKEKGAILEIRNLKAQLDEAKGKIEQYERAYDLNKVAELRYGEIPRLEQEIKIKEAKMKENYEGALLKEEVTENEISEIVSKWTGIPVSRLVEGEKEKLLRLEEELEKRVVGQQEAVSLVSDAVIRARAGMKDIRRPIGSFIFLGPTGVGKTELAKTLARTLFDSEDNIIRIDMSEYMEKYSVSRLIGAPPGYVGYEAGGQLTEAVRRKPYSVILFDEIEKAHEDVFNVFLQILDDGRLTDNQGKTVDFKNCIIIMTSNIGSEHLLLNQSEEIIDDNIKSSVMNEMRSRFKPEFLNRVDDIIMFKPLSNEGIKKIIDIFLADVGRRLQEKNISMNITEKGKELLAREGYDPVYGARPLRRYIEHVLETEIAKQIIKGNIQNGSTILIDASEDQLIIENK; this is translated from the coding sequence ATGAATATAGAAAAGATGACACTGAGAGTTCAAGAGAGTTTGAGTGATGCACAAACAACTGCTGTTAGATGCAATCATCAACAAGTAGATGTTATACATTTGTTTTCAGCATTACTAAATCAAGAGGATGGTTTAATTCCTAATATATTCGAAAGAATGGGCAAGAATATTCAGCAAATGAGAAAAAAGGTTTCTGATACTTTAGATAATATGCCTAAGGTATTGGGAGATGCAGCGAGTTCTTCAGCTGTATATGCTACTAGAAAAATAGAAGAAACTTTAGTTAAAGCTGAACAAATAGCTGATAAGTATAAAGATTCATATATTAGTGTAGAACATGTAATGTTGGCTATTATGGAAGTTGAAAAAAGTGGTGCTGTAAGTGATATTTTAAAACAGTTTAATATCAATGAAAAAGATTTTCTTAAAGTTCTTGCAAATATAAGAGGTAATCAAAGAGTTGATACACAAGATCCTGAGGGAACTTATGATGCTTTAAAGAAGTATGGTACAAATCTTATAGAATTAGCAAAACAGCATAAATTAGATCCTGTTATTGGTAGAGACGAAGAAATAAGAAGAACTATAAGAATTTTATCAAGAAGAACCAAGAACAATCCAGTGCTTATTGGAGAACCTGGTGTAGGTAAAACTGCTATAGTAGAAGGTCTAGCTGAAAGAATTGTTAGAGGAGATGTTCCGGAAGGTTTAAAGGAAAAAATAATTTTTTCACTAGATATGGGAGCCTTGATAGCTGGAGCAAAGTACAGAGGTGAATTTGAAGAAAGATTAAAGGCTGTATTAAAAGAAGTTCAAAATAGTGAAGGAAGAATAATTCTATTTATAGATGAAATTCATACGATTGTTGGAGCAGGAAAAACTGAAGGTGCTATGGATGCAGGTAACCTTATAAAACCACTACTTGCGAGAGGAGAATTGCATTGTATAGGAGCAACAACTTTTGATGAATATAGACAGTATATTGAAAAAGACAAGGCTTTAGAAAGAAGATTCCAACCTGTTACTGTAGATGAGCCAACAGTAGAAGATACAGTTTCAATTTTGAGAGGATTAAAGGAAAGATTTGAAATTCATCATGGAATTAGAATTCATGATTCAGCCATTGTAGCTGCAGCAAAATTATCTGATAGATATATACAAGATAGATTTTTACCAGATAAGGCAATTGATTTAATTGACGAAGCTGGAGCTATGATTAGGTCTGAAATAGACTCTTTGCCAACTGAGCTTGATATAGTTAGAAGAAAGATATTTCAGTTAGAAACTGAAAATGAAGCATTATTAAAAGAAACAGATGATTATTCTAAGAATAGATTGTTGGAATTAAGCAAAGAGTTGGCGGAGTTAAAAGCTAAAAATGATGAAATGACTGCAAAGTATGATAAGGAAAAAGGAGCAATCTTAGAAATAAGAAACTTAAAAGCTCAATTAGATGAAGCTAAGGGTAAAATAGAACAATATGAAAGAGCGTATGATTTAAATAAGGTTGCTGAACTTAGGTATGGAGAGATTCCAAGATTAGAGCAAGAGATAAAAATAAAAGAAGCAAAGATGAAAGAAAATTATGAAGGTGCACTATTAAAAGAAGAGGTAACAGAAAATGAAATTTCTGAAATAGTATCAAAATGGACTGGAATACCTGTATCAAGATTGGTAGAGGGGGAAAAGGAAAAGCTATTAAGACTTGAAGAAGAACTTGAAAAGAGAGTAGTAGGTCAGCAAGAAGCTGTATCTTTAGTATCTGATGCGGTAATAAGAGCAAGAGCTGGTATGAAGGATATAAGAAGACCTATTGGTTCATTTATATTCTTAGGGCCAACCGGAGTAGGTAAAACAGAGTTAGCTAAAACTTTGGCAAGAACTTTATTCGATTCAGAAGATAATATCATTAGAATAGATATGAGTGAATATATGGAGAAATATTCAGTATCTAGGTTAATAGGAGCTCCTCCAGGATATGTTGGATATGAGGCTGGTGGGCAGTTAACAGAAGCAGTTAGAAGAAAGCCGTATTCAGTTATATTATTTGATGAAATTGAGAAAGCCCATGAAGATGTATTTAATGTTTTTCTTCAAATTCTTGATGATGGTAGACTTACAGATAACCAAGGTAAAACAGTAGATTTTAAGAATTGCATAATTATTATGACATCTAATATTGGTAGTGAACACTTGCTGCTAAATCAAAGTGAAGAGATAATAGATGATAACATTAAATCCTCAGTAATGAATGAGATGAGGAGTAGATTTAAACCTGAATTTTTAAATAGAGTAGATGATATCATTATGTTTAAGCCATTAAGCAATGAAGGAATTAAGAAGATTATTGATATATTCTTAGCAGATGTAGGTAGAAGATTACAAGAGAAGAATATCAGTATGAATATCACTGAAAAAGGTAAGGAATTATTAGCTAGAGAGGGCTATGATCCTGTCTACGGAGCTAGACCATTAAGAAGATATATTGAACATGTACTTGAAACTGAAATTGCAAAACAAATAATAAAAGGTAATATACAAAATGGTAGTACTATATTAATAGATGCTTCAGAAGATCAGTTGATTATAGAAAACAAATAA
- the hisG gene encoding ATP phosphoribosyltransferase, which produces MSINIAITKGRLEQETVKIFEKAQFDIDELKNKGRKLIFQDKSNLYKYFLVKGADAITYVEHGVADVGIVGKDTLIESDLGYYELMDLGVGRCKFIMASLPNTEVLNAERHIKIGTKYPVVAKKYFQSKNMDVEIIKIEGSVELAPLLGLCDAIVDIMETGTTLKENGLIVIDEICNISARVIVNRASFKLKQKEIEDFLDKVRKVL; this is translated from the coding sequence ATGAGTATAAATATTGCTATAACAAAAGGAAGATTGGAGCAAGAGACAGTTAAAATTTTTGAAAAAGCTCAATTTGATATAGATGAACTTAAAAATAAGGGTAGAAAGTTAATCTTTCAAGATAAGAGTAACTTATATAAATACTTTTTGGTTAAAGGTGCTGACGCCATAACTTATGTGGAACATGGAGTTGCAGATGTGGGAATTGTAGGAAAGGATACGTTAATAGAAAGTGATTTGGGATATTATGAGCTTATGGATTTGGGCGTAGGGCGATGCAAATTTATTATGGCATCTTTACCTAATACGGAGGTATTGAATGCAGAAAGACATATAAAAATAGGAACAAAGTATCCAGTGGTTGCAAAGAAATATTTTCAAAGCAAGAATATGGATGTTGAAATAATAAAAATAGAAGGATCAGTAGAATTAGCCCCATTGCTTGGACTATGTGATGCAATAGTAGATATCATGGAAACTGGTACAACTCTTAAAGAAAATGGGTTAATTGTAATAGATGAAATTTGTAATATTAGCGCAAGAGTTATTGTTAATAGAGCATCTTTTAAATTAAAGCAAAAAGAAATAGAAGATTTTTTAGATAAAGTTAGAAAAGTGTTATAA